The following coding sequences lie in one Heteronotia binoei isolate CCM8104 ecotype False Entrance Well chromosome 6, APGP_CSIRO_Hbin_v1, whole genome shotgun sequence genomic window:
- the NANOS1 gene encoding nanos homolog 1 yields METFHPSKLEKHHHQPVEFLQGASRYGAKSHGAYGNAFNSWNDYLGLATLITKAVSHEKGFRTGPSSVVVAATVQQVQATEEGEEDEEDDEEEEEEEEVGTPYFENSLDLHDFDLCGHHHLNHGESLLEERFADFSPFSGRSSPASVVFNCSPDHLERDRSPHAWGGRLVVNSRLQAPQKSSSRLLKPELQVCVFCRNNKEAVALYTTHILKGPDGRVLCPVLRRYTCPLCGASGDNAHTIKYCPLSKMHGSAPKQPLKNSRHILGKKLR; encoded by the coding sequence aTGGAGACtttccaccccagcaagctggagaagcACCATCACCAGCCCGTGGAGTTTTTACAAGGTGCCAGCAGGTACGGTGCGAAGAGCCACGGCGCCTATGGGAACGCGTTTAACTCGTGGAACGATTACCTGGGGCTGGCCACTCTAATCACTAAGGCGGTGAGCCACGAGAAGGGCTTCAGGACCGGGCCCTCCTCGGTGGTAGTGGCGGCGACCGTGCAGCAGGTTCAGGCGacggaggaaggggaggaggacgAGGAAGACgacgaggaagaggaggaggaggaagaagtgggCACCCCTTATTTCGAGAACTCGCTGGACCTACACGATTTCGATTTGTGCGGTCACCACCATCTGAACCACGGCGAAAGCCTGCTGGAGGAGCGCTTCGCCGATTTCAGTCCTTTCTCCGGCCGCTCCAGCCCGGCCTCGGTGGTGTTTAACTGCTCCCCGGATCACCTGGAGCGGGACCGCTCGCCCCACGCTTGGGGGGGCCGCTTGGTAGTGAACAGCCGGCTGCAGGCTCCCCAGAAAAGCAGTTCTAGGCTACTGAAGCCGGAATTGCAAGTCTGTGTCTTCTGCCGGAATAACAAGGAAGCCGTGGCCCTGTACACCACTCACATCCTCAAGGGACCGGATGGCAGGGTCTTGTGCCCGGTGCTGCGGCGGTACACGTGCCCGCTGTGCGGGGCGAGCGGGGACAACGCGCATACGATCAAGTATTGCCCCTTGTCCAAAATGCACGGCAGCGCCCCCAAACAGCCACTCAAAAACTCCAGGCATATCCTGGGCAAGAAGCTCCGCTAG